The DNA sequence CGGAGGCGCATCATCAGCCGGGAAGAAAAGCCGCCGCCGCCGAAGATATAATTCACCAGGCGTAGCGGAAAATAATCCGGATGGCTCCGGGATAGACCTAAATGTCCGCAGCGGATTTCACTCTGAGTCAGAGAGGGGCGGTCCAGCAGATAAATCCCGGGAGGGCGCGGGGTTGTCAGTCCCTGCTGATAGGGGGGTGATGGGGGGGTAGCTACGGTCCACGACCCAAAGAGTCTGGTCGCCGCGGCCACGGCCTTAGACTCCGGGACCATGCCTACCACCACCAGGGTGCTGGCTTCCGGGTGAAAATTATGCTGATAGAACATTTGCAGATCATTCAGCGTCAGAGCAGCCAGGGAATCAGGACTGCCATCCGGGGGATGTCCATAGGGGCTGTCGCCGAAAAAAAGCGGTAGATAGGTCCGGGTAGCCGTTTCCCGGGGGTCGTCCTGGGCTTGTATGAGCTCGGCGCGGCGGCGTTCCTGCAAGAAGGCAAATTCTTCCGGCGGAAATCCGGGAGTCTGGACGATCTCCGCCAGCAGCGTCAAGAGTTCCTCGTAATCCTCCGCCAATCCTTCCACCGAAACAATCGTGTGATCCCAGGACCCATAGGATTTCAGCAAGGCCCCCCGGCCTTCCACGGTCAGGGCCAGCTCTAGTTGATCTCTATCCTTGGAGCCTAAGGTCAGGCATTCGGCCAGGCAATCGGCGGCACCGCCTTTGCCCAAGGGATCGGCCTCAGCCCCCCGTTTGGCCATAAAGGTCAGGGTTAACCACGGCGCCCGGGTGTACTCCATACCCACCACTCTCATCTGATTCGGGAGTTGGTGAACATATATGTCCGGTAAAAAATTATTTTCTGTTGGCATGTTGTGTCCTTACTGCAATGGTTTTGATCCTGAGCCCGGCCTGTTCGCCCGGAGGGCAGGGTAGGTAGGCGCAGGTATAGGTTTTTTCCAGTCCCCAGTCCCTGACCCGTGATCCCTGCATTTAACTAACCGGTCCTAAGATAGCGTTTTCTTCCGGAGATACCGGTTTGACCACTACCACGGTGCGGTTGTCTTCGCTAAGGTAGGTCCGGGCTGCCTGCTGCACCTGTTCCAGGGTCACGCTTTCATAGGCAGGGAGCAGGCCGTTGGCGCCATTGACATTACCGGTTTTCAGATAGAGCAGTGCGGTCAGCAGGCCGCGATAAAAGTTATTGGCCAGCACGCGGACGGTCTGGGAACGCATCAGCTTTTTGACTCTTGTCAGTTCATCGGTTGTCAGGCCGTCGGCTTTAATCCGGCTAATCTCTTCCCAGACGGCTTCTTCCAGGGCGGCCAGGGGTTGGCCGGGTGGGACGATGCCGGTGATTACCAGCAGTCCCGGGTCCTGAGGGGTGAAGGGCGGTGGGGACAGATCCACATCTACTTCGATAGCCAGTCCCGGCCGCACCATTTTTTGATAGAAGCGGGAGGCCTTTCCCAGACCCAGGGCCGCCGCCAGCAGCATGAGGGGATAGATATCCGGGTCTCGTAGCGCCGGCGTATGAAAGCTAGCCAAAAAGGCCTCGACCTGAGAAACTTTTTTGAACACCGCGCGGCGCTCCCCCCGTTGAGGAGGTTCTTTGGTGTAGACCGCGGGTACCGGTCCGGAGCTCGGAATGTCGCCGAAATAGCGGGCCACCAGTTCCCTGGCTGTTTCCGGTTCAACGTCTCCCGCCACTGACACCATGATGTTGGCTGGGTTGTAATAGGTGCGGTGAAATTCCAGGCAATCGGCCAGGGTCATAGCCACCAGATCATCGTCCCAGCCGATGACCGGCCACTTATAGGAATGCTGCGTATAGGCCAGGGCGAACAACAACTCCAGGGGAAGGCCGAAAGGGCTGTCGACGGAGCGCAGTTTGCGTTCGCTGCGCACCACTTCCCGTTCGGAGGCGAAGCTTTCCGGTGTGAGATCCAGATTACGCAGTCGTTCCGCCTCGAGGCGGACAACCAGCTCTAAATGCTCTGATGGGATATTCTCAAAAAAAGAGGTGGTGTCATGGGTGGTAAAGGCGTTGACATCTCCTCCCTTGGCCTGGATAATACGGGCGAACTCTTCCGGCCCCAATTCTTTGGAGCCCCGAAACATCATATGTTCGAACAGATGGCTGATGCCGGTGATGCCCTGCCGTTCGTGGCGCGAGCCAACGGCGTAATGCACCTGAAAAGAAACAATCGGCATACTGTTGTCAGGCAATACCAACAGCTTCAGGCCGTTATCAAATTGATATTCCTTGATTCCAATGGCCGGATTCCAGTTTTCGGGGTCGAGAGTTTGTTTCATAATTTGTCCCTATGATTAATCAAAAAATAACTCTTGCAGAGGCTATTAGATCCTATCATTCTGCCTTGCTGCGGCTGTACTATTATAAGGTTCGGTAGCGCAGACCTCCAGCTCTGCGTCATAAGGGAACCATAATGAACACAGACCCGTAAGCTTGTGCCTTTCAATAGGACTTGGAATGAACTTCATGGAAAATAACTCTTACCTATGCTGGAAAACCTGTATCACTCCCAAAGAGGCTCGAATATCCCCTTCGATCAGATTAAATCTGGTGCTTACGGTGTTAGGGTCCGGCGCCTCGTTTCCCGGTTGGCTGGCGGATATCCGGCCCAGCGGCTCAGGAGATTTTCATCCACGGTTAACTTCACCGGCGAGTCATGGACGATGGGGATGGAGGCCGGTTTCGCTCCCGCCAGCAGTCGGTTGGCTAAGTCGGCGGCCTTTCGGCCCACCGCCTCGTAATCCAAGGTAACACTGAGCACGGCGCCTTTGCCCTTAATTCTCGGATTGCCATTTACCACCACGAAACACCGGGCGGCCCCTTTCTGGAGCAGGAGGGGGCTGTAGCGCCTGGCATTCTGATCCGGCGGGATAAAAACCACCTGTACCTTTTGTTTCTCGAGGGCCTCGAGGGCCGCTGCTGCTTCCCTTTGATCGGTCAAAGATTGCACCGTCAGGGTCAGACCGGCTTTTTGGGCCAGGTCGGCAAAATTCTGCTGCAGTTCCACCGAACTGCCCTCGTAGGGATCATAGATCAGCCCCCAATGGCGTCTGGCGGGGAAGAGCTTCAGTCCCTGTCGGATGGCCTCTTCCAAAGGGGGTGGGCTGGCGATGCCGGTGATATTTTCCTGATGATCTTCCGGATGATGTTTATCATATGCCGCACCGGTGTGATACGGGTCGGCCACCATGGCAAAGACCACTGGCGTCCGTTTTATTTCGGGAGCGGTCAGCATCAGCGCCGGGGTACCCAAGACCACCAGGAGCTGCAGCCTTTCAGAAGCTAGCTGCCGCACTAGCTGTACTCCTGTGGGGTAGTCTGCGCCAATATCGACTACTGACAGAGACCTGGCCAGGCCCTTCTCCAGACCGGCAATGACGTTTCTGGCCTGAGGGGTGGAGGTCCAGGAAAAGACTTTGATCGTGCCTGCCGATCTATCCGGGGAGCAGCCGGGGGTAAGAATAAAAGCTGCTACCAGGAAGTTAAGGAACAGATACTTGGCGCTTAAGGTTGTTGAGGCCATCGTAGTTGAGTTAAGATATAATCTCTATCGCTAATAAATGAGCTTACCGATCCGGTCCAGGCGTGGCCGGAAGGTTTTGCTGTCCCAGGACCAGTAGATGATCAGGGCTTTGCCCCGCACATTAGCTACCGGCACCGTCCCCCAGAAACGGCTGTCGTAGCTGTGATCCCGGTTGTCGCCCATGACGAATAATTGTCCCTGAGGAATCTTTACAGGTCCGAAGTTGTCCCGGTTCGCACCCTTTAGGCCGTTTGCCGAAATCCAGGCGTCATTCTGATCAATGATATGAAAATCCTTATGGATCGCCTGCGGGGTTTCCACTAACTGGTCATTGATGTAGACTTTCTTGTTGACGATCTTAATGACATCCCCGCCGACGCCGACGACCCTTTTGATAAAATCTTTGGAGGGATCGTTGGGAAAGATAAAGACCACGACATCCCCGCGTTTCGGCTCTCCGGTAGGAATAATGACCTGGTTGTTAAAGGGGTTACGGATACCGTAACTGAACTTGTTGACCAGGAGGTAGTCGCCGATCTTGAGGGTGTCCAACATCGATCCGGAGGGTATGGAAAAGGCCTGCACCACGAAGGCCCGGATGAACAGGGCCAGTAACAGGGCGATAAGAATGGCCTCCAGGTATTCCCGCCATAAGGGTTTCTTGCGAGTTTTTGGCTCAGCCTGATTATCCTTTGCTCTGGCCATGTCTACTCTCGCATTCCAAAGACCGCCAGGAAGGCTTCCTGGGGAATCTGAATCTTGCCGATCTGCTTCATGCGCTTTTTACCTTCTTTCTGTCGCTCCAAAAGCTTGCGTTTGCGGGTGATATCACCGCCGTAGCATTTGGCCGTGACGTTCTTTCGGAGCGGTGCCACCCGCTCTCGGGCAATAACCCGCGAGCCGATGGCTGCTTGAATCACCACTTCAAACATCTGTCGGGGGATGATCTTTTGCAGCCGTTCGGTCAGCTCCCGGCCCCAGCGGTAGGCCTTATCTTTGTGGACAATAACGGACAGGGCATCGATAGGTTCGCCGTTGACCATTAAATCCATCTGAAGCAGCGCCGACGCTCGGTAGCCCAGCATCTCGTAGTCCATGGAGGCGTAGCCCCGGCTCAGGGATTTGAGCTGGTCGTAAAAATCCATCAGGATCTCATTGAGCGGCATCTCATAGATAATCAGGGCCTTCTGGTTGGGGAAGAAACGGATCTCCACCTGTCGGCCGCGACGGTCTTCGCACAGACTTAAAATATTACCCAAATATTCTGCGGGGGTATGGATCTCCACCCGGACCAGAGGCTCTTCCAGATGCTCGATCTTGCCCCAAGGCGGTAGTTTTAAGGGATTATCTACCCAGATTTCCTCGCCCCTGGTGGTCACTACCTTATAGACTACCGTGGGAGCGGTGGCGAGCAATGACAGTTCGTACTCCCGCTCCAGCCGCTCTTTGATAATCTCGAGATGTAGCAGTCCTAGAAACCCCAATCGGAAGCCGAACCCGAGGGCGGCGGAGGTCTCCGGTTCATAGGTGAAGGAGGAGTCATTCAGCCGGAGCTTTTCCAGGGCTTCCTTGAGTCGGCCGTAATCTCCCGGGTCAACCGGGTAAAAACCGCTGAAGACCATGGGCTTGATCTTTTTGAAGCCGGGGAAGGGGGTTGGGGTGGGGTTGAGGGCATCGGTGATGGTGTCGCCAATCATGGCATCAGCCAGATTCTTGATCGTGGCGGTCAAAAAGCCGACTTCACCGGCGCTCAAGGATTCCACCGGAGTGGCATAGGGGTTGAACACCCCTAACTGATAGACCTCGTAGGTCTTACCGGTCGCCATGAGCAGGATGCGCTGACCCCGATGGACCGACCCGGCCAACACCCGGATCATCACCACCGTCCCGACATACGGATCGAACCAGGAGTCGAAGATCAGCATTTTTAAGGGGTCGGTGGAACGGCCCCGGGGCGGAGGCACCCGGTTAACGATGGCCTCTAGAATTTCCTCGATGCCTTGGCCGGTTTTGGCGCTGGCCCGGATGGCCGTGGAGGGATCGAGACCGAGAATTTCTCTGATCTCCTCTGCGGTCTTATCTGGGTCAGCATTGGCCAGATCACATTTGTTGAGCACCGGGATGATTTCCAGATTGTTTTCCAGGGCCAGGTAAGCATTGGCCAAGGTCTGGGCCTCCACCCCCTGGGAGGCGTCTACCAGAAGCAGAACCCCTTCGCTGGCGGCTAGGCTGCGGGAGACTTCGTAGCTGAAATCTACGTGCCCAGGGGTGTCGATGAGGTTGAGAAGATATTCCCGACCATCTGCGGCTCGATACCACAGCCTCACCGCGGCGGCCTTAATGGTGATGCCCCGCTCCCTCTCCAGGTCCATAGAATCAAGGAACTGATCACGTTTCTCACGGGAGGTGATGGCGCCGGTGAACTCCAGCAGGCGATCCGCCAGGGTTGACTTGCCGTGGTCGATATGGGCGATAATGGAGAAATTTCGGATATATCGGGGGTCCATGAATAATAATTAAAGGGTTGGAGCCGAGACCAGCAGCCCCCCCCGGCTAGTCGATCAGGTGGCGGATTAGTTCAGGGCCTTGGGCGAATGAATCCAGGTAATAATCGGCTTCCAGTCGGGGATTGCGGAAGGCGACCAATTTGACCCCGCAATTGCGGGCGAACTCCTGGTCGACCAGAGAATCTCCGAAGTAGATGGCTTCCTCGGGTTCAATGCCGAAGTAGTGAAAGATTCTCAAAAATGATTCCGGATGAGGTTTGGGATGCGCCACGTCCTGGGCTGAAATAATGATATCAAAATAGTCCCTCAATCGATGGTGCTCAAAAACGGCCTTTGTGGTGGTCGTGCGGTTGGTGGCTACTGCGGTGCCGAACTGGGGACGTAAGAATTGCAAGAATTCTATGAGATGCGGTTCTTGGAGCATCAGGGGAATAAACTGTCCATAGTCCAGACTGCGGCAGTAGCGGATGACCTCCTCCAGATCGGGATGATCGGGAAAGATATAGGCCAGTGATTCATAGACCGTGTGTGCGTGAACATAGTCCACCGCTGACTCACCCATCGGCGGTCGCTGGAAATACTTCAGGATATGATTATAGAAAGTAATATTCGAGGCGCGGGAGTCAAAGAGCACCCCATCACAGTCAAAGGCGACAACTTTTAATTTCATAGAAGCATTGATTATTTTAAAAATTTATTATCAGGAGTATACAAGAACTGCATTTTAATTTAAAATAATAATTTAACCTTTAAATGAATAATTGTCAATTATCATGAGGAAAAGATTATGCAGGGGAGAATAGTGCTAACATCGGGTTCCCTCATTTTCACGAGGGCGCTGTCGGCCAAGTGGCAATAAAGGTCTTATGAAACGTCATATCTACCTGAAAATGAAGACGGTGGAAGAGGCGCGCCAGCTTTTTCGATCCCGTTTTGACCCGGATACATTCCTGCCGCCCGAGGAAATATTGACGTCTGCGGCCCTCGGTCGGGTAACTGCGGTGCCGGTTTTCGCCCGATTGTCCTCACCCCACTATCACAGCGCCGCCATGGACGGCTATGCGGTAGCGGCCGAAGTTACGTTTGGGGCCAGCCAGGATAGACCGAAGCTCCTGGAACTCGGACGGCAGGCATTTCCGGTGAATACCGGCAATCCTCTGCCGAGCGGGACAAATGCGGTCATCATGGTGGAAAACGTCCATCCGCGAGATGAGGCGACCATTCAAATTGAGGCTGGGGCTTATCCCTGGCAGCACGTCCGCAAGGTGGGGGAGGATCTGGTGGCCCACGAGATGGTGTTGCCGGAAAAGACCGAAGTGACGCCTTACGCTCTGGCGGCGCTCTTGGCCGCCGGAGTGACTCGTCTCCTCGTCCGGCGGCGGCCGCGGGTGGTTATTATTCCTACCGGGGATGAATTGATCTCGGTTGCCGAGATTGAAGCCGGCGAGGTTCCTCCTGGCCGCGTTATCGAATTTAACTCGCTAATGTTGGCCGCCCTAACCGAGCAGTTGGGCGCCCTGCCCGAGGTTCGCCCCATTGTCCCCGACCGCCGCCAGGAGATCAGGGCCGCCCTGGCGGAAGCAGTGCAGCAGGGGGATATGGTCATCATCAATGCCGGCTCTTCGGCCGGGACCGAGGATTACACCGCCCAGGTCATTGCCGAATTAGGAGAGGTGCTGGTGCACGGCGTGACCATGATGCCCGGTAAACCGACCATCCTGGGCGTGGTGCAGGGCAAACCGGTCATGGGCAATCCTGGCTACCCGGTCTCGGCGGCGCTCTCTTTTGATCAGTTCGCCGCCCCGCTTCTGAGCGACATCCTGGGGCGTCATCTGCCGCCCCGGCCTACGGTGGCGGCTCAGCCAGCCCAAAAAATCCCCTCCAAGGCCGGCCTGGAGGAGTTTATCCGGGTGACCCTGGGTAAGGTAGGCGAGCGGATCATGGCCACACCCTTGCCCCGGGGTGCCGGGACGATCACCTCACTGGTCCGGGCCGACGGCCTCATCCGCATCCCCGCCGCCAGCGAAGGGGTGGAGGCGGAAAAATCGGTTCTCACCGAACTGCTGCTCTCTCCCGAACTACTGGAGCAGACCCTGGTGGTCATCGGCAGCCACGACAACACCTTGGATGTGCTGGCCACCCTCCTCCGGCGGCATCACCCTGATCTCCGCCTGTCTTCGGCCCATGTGGGGAGCACCGGCGGGCTGCTGGCCCTGCAAAACCATCGGGCCCACCTGGGCGGCTGCCACCTCTTTGATCCTGAGACCGGCTCTTATAATGTGCCCTATATCAAGCGACTGCTGCCGGAGTTGCCCCTGAAGCTCATTAATTTGGTGCACCGGGCCCAGGGGCTCATGGTGCTTCCCGACAATCCTAAACGTATCCAGGGCTTTCAGGATTTAATCCGCCCTGGCGTCCAGTTCTCCAACCGGCAGCGCGGCTCCGGCACCCGCATCCTGTTGGATTACCAATTGGCCCAACTAGGAATTAAACCTCAGGCGATCCAGGGCTACCAGCAGGAGGAGTACACCCATATGGCCGTGGCGGTGAACGTTCTCTCTGGCGCTGCTGATGCCGGCCTGGGCATTATGGCAGCGGCCAGGGCCTTGGGACTGAAGTTTATTCCGGTGGTCACCGAACGCTATGACCTGGTCGTGCCGGAGACAACCTTTGCCGACGGGCGTTTTCAGAAGTTATGGGCAATTATCTGCTCGGAGGAGTTCAAGACCACGGTGGCGGCCATGGGCGGTTATGATACCAGGGACACGGGCGCCGTCATGTATGAGCAGTGAGCTGCAGCGCCGGATCAAAGGGTGGTCCCGGCAGATAAAAAGGCCCCGGTTTTGAGCCGGGGCGCCGGGGTAGAGCGTATAACCGCAAGTAAACTAGTTGCGGGAAAATCTCCGCAGGCCCAGGAGACCTAAAAGGCCGGTGCCCAGCAGCATTAAGGCACCCGGCACTGGCGCCGGCTGAAATTGCTCCACAGAGCCGATGGTCATATCGTCAAAACCGAAATAGTCGGTATCAGAAGCGGTATTGCCAAAGGTTGCTGTGATAAAGGGGTTGTCGGTGTCAATCACCCCATAGAAGAGGACGGAACCTCCTTTACCATTGACAGTATTAGGGATGGTATAGTTGGTGGTGACGCCGTTTTCCGTTTTTAGGGTAACTTGGCCGCTGAAGTCGCCGATATCGATGCCATAGAATCCCAAGGCCGCGACCGGGCTGTTAAACTCAATGTAAAAGGTGCCGCTGCCTTCCCAATAATTCGAACCGGAAGTGGCATAGCGGCCGTCCCCATTCGTAGTTCCCGGGGTAACACTGTTTACATAGCCAGTGCCGCTCAGAGTGGCGGTGCCGGCGCCGGGAAACGTGATGGCAAGGGGAGCGCCGGTACCATCAGCATAGCTCTCAAAATTCTCGGTGCCGACCCCTATGAGATTAGAAAGAAAGGAACTCCTGGCCGCCGCGGCGTTGGGCCAGGAGGAAAGGGGGGTGCCTTCGCCCAAACCGAGGTCCTCCCCAAAAAAGGTTTGCTGGAAGGCCAGGGCCAGGCCACTGCTCAGCACCAAGGTGAGAGCCGCCACCAGCAGGGTTAACATCAGCTTCTTCTTCCTCATAGACAAACCTCCTGAAGTAATATATTTGTGCGATACGTTCTTGAATGATAATTGCAATAAATATACCTGGGACTGGGATTTTTTATAGCATAATAATATCATATAGTTATATAGTATTTACTGAGTATAATATTCTGTTCTGTTTCGATATATAAACAGTTATTAAAAAGATATTCGACCATATCGATTAACTAATTGTAATTATAAGGATTTATATGTTTAGAGAATTGAACGGTATAATGCCATTATCTGGTCGGGCGATTGTATTATGACCGAGAATCAGAACCTAACCTGGCAGGTAAACAATCCCAAGCTTCCTTGCCTGTTGTCTTCATGGTTACATGACCGCCGAAAATACAGAATATTTTGCGGTGACCAGTTGCTGACCGATAGTGTTTCTCTCTGCTGTGGAGGTGCTGATGTCTTTTCTCGACATGACCCGCTACCGTCCCTATCGCCCCATGGGGCGCAGTTGTCTGACCCGGGCTATCAGAGACAAACAAGTCCTCTGGGTCAGGCCCGAACCCCGGATTTCGACCGACGGCCGTTTTAGCGCCCGCATCCTGTACTTAGCCGATACTGAGGCAGTGGCGGAACTTTGGCGGCAGGCGTATCCGGAAATCTACGGTTCAGAGCATGAATGGATCCTTTTTCCCGAAGAGTACGTCTCCCGCGTTATCTTTGCGGAAACTTGGGAACAGGAGGCCCGGGGCAAAAAGTGCTGCATGCTGGTGGTGGAAGAGGTGGCTAGCGGAAGATTGGCGGCAGGAAGTCTGATGACCAAGTCCGATAAAAATCTTCAGATAGAGTATACTTTTGCTGGCACGCACCCGGATTACCGCCGGTTGGGCCTCATGGGTCTGTTAGGGGAGATCATGTGGTGCATGGCCCGCAGCTCGGGGGCGGAATACCTTACCACCTTCTTGGAAACCTGGCACACCATCACCCAGGCGGAGACCATGAAGTTTGGGCGAGGTTGGAAGCTCGCCGGCATCTTCCCGGGCAACTTCACCCGTTGGGCCGGAGACAACCAGGAGTACCGAGCCTGCGAAATTTATCTCTATCAGTTTATTAATCAGGGGGAGAGATACGCCAGCAAACCCGAGGAATGGCAGCTGCACCCCGAGATCAGGCGTTTGTGGCAATATCTGGAAGACCTCAATGCCAGATTGGAAAATAATCAATAAATCTGCTGATTCTTAAAAATTGGGATTCGAGATTCCAGACTCTATCCGGAGGCATTCTCAGGCGATTGATAATCTTGGTCTTTTCTCCTTATGTTGGGATTTTGGACTTTTAATTATCCATTTCTGCTACCGGGCGCAGATCAAGAAGGCCTGGGGTAGGTGGAGGAGCATTTTTTCTGCCGTAGTGCCTAAAACAACATCCTTTAATTTGGAATGGCCATGGGCTCCCAAGCCGATGAGGGAGAAGCGGCGCTCTCCTGCAACTGACTGGATAACCTCTCTAGGCTTTCCCTCACGGGGTTCGAAAGAGACATTCAAGTTATAGGGGCACACATACGAACGCGCTTCCTCCAGAAAGGCGGTGGTAGTTTCCGGAGGTCCTACCGATAGCACGGTCAGCGGCGCCTGATTCAGGGTTGCCAGGCGGGTAAGCTGCCGCAGGGTGCGGTTAGCCGCCGGGCTGGCGTCATAGGCCAGCAGGAAAGGTCCGGCCAGCATCTGCTCCGGATCGCTGCCGGGCAGCAACACCGGTGCCCAGGAGCGCTTCAAGACGCTGCGGGTGATTTCGCTCAGCCAATCGGTTCGATTGCCGGAGGCCAGGCGGTTGCGCCCCATGACGACCAGGTCGGCGGTGTGAGAGGCCTGGACTAGCTCTTCTACAACATCACCTCGCACAACTTCTAATCCACTGGCTAAGGGACCGGCCACAGTGGCGAATAATTCGGCCAACCGTCGGGCTGCAGCTTCCTGTTCCGCCTCCATGCTGGCAAGCAATTCCGGATCGATAACTACTGGCGAACCGGCACCCAGATCATGACCGGGCGGCATCAGGGCAATTTCCGCTATTTCAAGTTTTTTGACAAACAATCCCCGGATGCGGCCGCCGGTCTGCTGTACCAGCGAGGTCGCGGCGCTCAATCCACGTTGGGATTCTTCGCCGCCATCAAGAAAAACCAGGATATTTTTAAACATCGGGCCCTCTCGTTTCGGGTGGAAATTACCTGATCAGCGTTGCCATTTCGATTATTATTATAGCATGACTCAGTCTGATAAGGGCCATGAAATCGCTTGACAGGCAAAAAAAAATACCATACATAATAACCGATTGGTCCCATCGTCTAGTGGCCTAGGATACTGCCCTCTCACGGCAGAGACACGGGTTCGAGTCCCGTTGGGACTACCACTTGATGCCATTACGGTGCTTGCTGCCATGGCCTTGGCCTTGCTGGCGGCAGCACCGGGTAGATAACTTCGAAGCCTTATGAGTTGCTGCTCATGAGGCTTTGTCTATTTTGAAAGAGGCAATAACCTGAGGTGTGAATAAAACGCAACAATCTGTTACTTATATAAAAACAGAATGTATTTGTAGCCTCTACGCCTCTGTTTTCATGCTTCGTTGTGTTCGGGAGAACATGTGAACTTATACGAAAACATTGCTCTTAAAGACGGCGGGCGCGGCCCGCCCTATGAGTAAATTGCCGATAAATTATCGATTATGGTATAGGGCGGCCCGTGGCCGCCGCTTATTTTGAACATGGTCGATGAGAAAAATGTGTATGAAAACAGTGAGCGGTGAGCAAAAAAGCATTATTGTGAGCAGCTGCCACGGTTCAGTTTTCATGCTTCGTTGTGTTCTTTAGGACATGAGTAACAGTTCAGCGTGTTGAGGAAAAGATGAAAAACATCCTCACCCTCACCCTCCCTGTGAACGGGGAGGGAACTTTCCCCCCCCGTTTACGGGGGGATAAGGGGGGTAAACGTAGTAACATACCTAACCCGCTTTATTCATGATATTTTGAAAAAGATAGCTAACTCATTTTAATGCCATGGATTAACAGGC is a window from the Desulfobacca acetoxidans DSM 11109 genome containing:
- a CDS encoding universal stress protein; amino-acid sequence: MFKNILVFLDGGEESQRGLSAATSLVQQTGGRIRGLFVKKLEIAEIALMPPGHDLGAGSPVVIDPELLASMEAEQEAAARRLAELFATVAGPLASGLEVVRGDVVEELVQASHTADLVVMGRNRLASGNRTDWLSEITRSVLKRSWAPVLLPGSDPEQMLAGPFLLAYDASPAANRTLRQLTRLATLNQAPLTVLSVGPPETTTAFLEEARSYVCPYNLNVSFEPREGKPREVIQSVAGERRFSLIGLGAHGHSKLKDVVLGTTAEKMLLHLPQAFLICAR